Part of the Candidatus Omnitrophota bacterium genome, CTGATATTCTCTGAGGCAATAGAGAACTTAGATTCTTTGCCGCAGTTTCCCTGGGATGTGCTAGACAGAGATTACTATTCAGAAAGTAGCCAGTATACAATGGAGCATTTTGGCCTTCAGAAGAGCGATAAATACGTTGCTCTTTTGACTTCCCGGGGGTGCCCTTATAGGTGTATGTTTTGTTATTCAAGTAAATCGCCCACAAGAGTACGCTATTTTTCTTCAGAGAGGATAATATCTGATATCGAATATTTCCTGGAAGAGTGGAAAGTGAATTATTTCATTTTTAGTGATGATGATTTTTTATCTAATAAGGAAAGATTAAACCAATTCTGCAAATTAATTGATAAGAAAGGGCTGCAATTTAAATGGGGTTGCCAGGCTAACGTGGATAGCGTTGAGCCCGAAACATTAAGATTGATAAAGCAGCATGGGTGTGAAATCATTGCCTATGGGTTTGAGAGTGGTTCCCAAAAAATATTAAATTTCTTAAAAGGCAGAAGGGCAGATATCAGAGATAACAAATACGCTATTCATATTACTAAAAAAGCAGGCATTAAGGTATTTGGTTATATAATGCTTGGTGTCCCTACCGAAACGCTCATGGATCTTTTTAAGACATTTTATTTTACACTGTTTAGCCCAATTGATATTATATCGCCAGGCAGGATCGTAGTCTATCCCGGAACAAAACTATGGGATTGGTGCGTTGAGAAAAATATTTTTAATGAGTCCGAGATTGACTTCACTAAGCCTTATAAGTATATTTATTTAAATAATAAATATGTCCCTGAGAAATTCTTTGGGATGTTATATTATGGATTTCATAGGTTGGCAATTCCGGTTAAATGTCTGCTGCAGAGGAAGTTTGTTTTTGCTAAAACTTGGCGCACGGTCATAAATAAAGATAGAAAGAAAGAATAAAGATAATTAGTTTATTGTTTTTGCGTAGGCCAATTTAATAGGAGAGAGGATGGAGCACGTTATTCACGAGGAGAGGCGGCTAAGTTTTTTTGAAAGGTATCTTACCGGATGGGTTATCCTTTGTATCGGGCTCGGGATAGCACTCGGTAAATTATTCCCGCAGGTATCAATTAAGCTTGACCAATTCTCTATTTTTCAGGTTTCTATACCTATCGCCGTGTGCCTGTTTTTTATGATGTATCCGATCATGGTCAAAATTGATTTTGCTGAGGTCATTAAGGCAGGCAAGGCACCCAAGCCCGTAATCATTACGCTCGTAGTGAACTGGTGTATAAAGCCATTTACCATGTTTGCAATCGCATGGCTGTTCCTGGGATTATTGTTCAAAGGTTGGCTTCCGGGCATGGAAACTGTAAAAGGGGGCGCACAGGTAGAATTGTTTAGGTCCTATATAGCTGGTTGTATTTTGCTCGGTATAGCGCCTTGTACGGCTATGGTTTTAATCTGGGGGCATCTGGCTAAAGGAAACGATGGGCATACTTTGGTGATGGTTGCTGTTAATTCGCTGACTATGTTGTTTCTTTATGCT contains:
- a CDS encoding radical SAM protein, which translates into the protein MKIALVNLFYKHAMPCPPHGILSLISFLNKEFGDKIKVRYFDELPGVDIKKAVMGFNPEFIGISSFTRTINRAYELADYFRKKTDSIVALGGLHPSILPEESAKYADYVIVGEGEKGLASLIGSILEGKRHPGQLIFSEAIENLDSLPQFPWDVLDRDYYSESSQYTMEHFGLQKSDKYVALLTSRGCPYRCMFCYSSKSPTRVRYFSSERIISDIEYFLEEWKVNYFIFSDDDFLSNKERLNQFCKLIDKKGLQFKWGCQANVDSVEPETLRLIKQHGCEIIAYGFESGSQKILNFLKGRRADIRDNKYAIHITKKAGIKVFGYIMLGVPTETLMDLFKTFYFTLFSPIDIISPGRIVVYPGTKLWDWCVEKNIFNESEIDFTKPYKYIYLNNKYVPEKFFGMLYYGFHRLAIPVKCLLQRKFVFAKTWRTVINKDRKKE
- the arsB gene encoding arsenical-resistance protein, whose translation is MEHVIHEERRLSFFERYLTGWVILCIGLGIALGKLFPQVSIKLDQFSIFQVSIPIAVCLFFMMYPIMVKIDFAEVIKAGKAPKPVIITLVVNWCIKPFTMFAIAWLFLGLLFKGWLPGMETVKGGAQVELFRSYIAGCILLGIAPCTAMVLIWGHLAKGNDGHTLVMVAVNSLTMLFLYAPLGGWLLGVNKMPIPWQTIVLSVVIYVGLPLLLGYYSRKWLIARRGFKWFEERFLHYLTPVSICALLLTLILLFSFKGELIINQPQIIILIAIPLFIQTCLIFGITYAIARWLKLSYRDAAPSALVGASNHFEVAIATSTVLFGLSSGASLATVVGVLIEVPVMLMLVKICLRTRHLFGK